GGGCTGTTGAAGCGCTTGCCGTCGAAACTGGTGGCCAGCGGAGTTTTCGTGCGCGTGGCAGGGTCCAGCCGCGCCACGATGCGGGTACCAGAATCGGCCAGCAACACGGTGCCGCCCGGTTCGGCAAACAGGCCATTGGCACCGGCTTCGCGCAGCGCGGCGACATCCGTGCCGGCGTAACCGGAAGGCGACAAGAACACCGATAACCCTGAGTCGTCGGACCAGCGATACAGCTTGTTTTCTGGCACATCGGTGAACAGCAGATAGCCGCCCTGCCGCACCCAGGTGGGGCCCTCGGACCAGGTGAAGCCTTCGGTGAGCTTTTCGATGCGTGCGTCGGTTGCAACCACATCGCTGAAGCTCGCATGGAAGCTTTCAAGATGGCCAATCGCCGGGTATCGCGATGGCGGTGCATTGCTCTTGGTACAGGCAGAAAGCAATGCGAGCAGCGGAATGACCAACAGCATCAAAAGTGACAGGCGCATCGTAAATCCCATTCGTCAGTGACACCCATCATGCCACCAAGCGGCCGAGCTCATTACGGTGTTCGCGGCATTAATGCAAACTAACCTTAACCTGTCATGCCGAAACGCAGGAACAGCAGTCAGGCGCTGCGCTTACTATCGAGCACTCATAGCACAGGCCAGAACTGCAAGACCTTTACAGAAACCATCCCGGGAGCTGCCAGCCACGGAGTCCCTGCCCACCTTACTTATATTGCCTATAAAATTTAAATCCATATTGGCAACTAGAGTGTGACCAAAAGCAATAATTTTATCTAAAATCAGTACTAGCTTATTCCCGAGCCAAGCCAATCAGGCACTACTCAAGACGAACCGAGGGGGAAGAATGAAAAACCGAATTGCTCTTTTCTTATCCGCGCTCGCGTTCATCACACCCCTGTGTGCAAGTGCAACCAAGCAGAGCACCCAGGTTGAAGCGAACAGTGCACACGCAGCATCCATTCAAAGCGAGACGCAAAAGATTCGTAGCCGCGACTTCGCATTGGCACCTTTGAAGAATAAGCAAGAGGTAAGGCGCTATCTGGCCAAGAGCCCATCGGATCCCCACTATCAGTGCTGAACCGGAATTCTGCTCAGCGTTTTACCGAAAGCATCGAGTTCAACGAGCGTGGGGTTACGACGTTTTCTTACAAGGAATTGAGCGGACTCAGCATTCGCCAAGCTTATGCAATATTGTCATTGCTTGGCATCCAGGATGCGACAGCTTCCGTTCCCGGACTGCGTGTTGAGAGTGAGGTTGATCGTGCAATCCTATCGGCAAGCTCCTCATTGATTCAGCCTGCTGCTTCAAAGGACCCCGAAGTAGATTACGGCGACTATCGCTGCGCGGGTCGCGGAACTTGCCAAAAGTCCATCGACTTTATATGCACTGGAAATTGCTGATCTACCTGACGGTGCTTTGCTCAACCCTGGTGCAACTTTACGCAGGGGACGCATGCGCAAGCGACGATTCTTCGTCTGGAGTCCTGAAGCTACGTGCCGATATAATCGCAGCTGCCAAGAATCCTGACCAGGCGTCAGAGAGTAAAAGACTGGCCCATGTCATGCAGACATATGCGTTGGCAGGCATCCGCTTGCGGCTCAAGCAAGATGCCCAGAAGCTCTCGTCAACCGACGCACGAGCCCTCTTTGAAGCGGCAAATGCCGCTTCGTTTTATACAGACGATGCAGGTATTGCCAACGACCAAGTAAAACTTTTTAAGGTACTTGAGGGCAAGAGACTGATGCAGCCAAGTGATATCGTCAACACCTATGGTGCATTGGTGGCAGCACGGGACTTCAATGCAGCTCAGGCGTTCTTTCATAATTATTCTTACGCACTACCACGCCGACCACCCAAATTGATTCCGCTCAAAGGTCGCGAAGCAGGAATGGCATCGGAGTTGGTCGTGAATACGGATGGGGCAGTACTGAAGGAGTCGATGGCACGACTTGAACCAACGACAATTCTCGTCGTGGGCGATCCTCTGTGTGCTTACACACAACAGGCCGCTGATGACATCTCCAGAAGCTCGCCACTCAGGAAACTCATGCGGGATTATTCCAGGTGGATAGCACCACCCAGCAGACAACCTGACTTTTCTGTCTACGCGCAATGGAACGCACATCATCCCGACGCACATTTCTCACTTGTTTATCGACGGTCTGATTGGAGGATGATCAACCATTGGGAGACCCCGGCATTCTATTTTTTCAAGAATGGGAGAGTAGTACGACAGGTGACGGGATGGCCACGCGGGGGGCGTCAACAAGAGCTGTTGTCTGCCGCAAAGGCCATCGGGCTGCCTACCGACTAGAAGAATGCTCCGTTACACAACTGGAGTGCGCGTCGTTAGAAGCGATGATCATCAGCCCTCCGCTTGCTTTCCGCTAGCGCCTGCCGGCACCGCCAGCACCGCATCCAGGGCCGGCTTGGGCTGGTGGTTGCGGTCGAACAGCAGCGGGTAGTTGGTGCGGCCGGGCACGGGGTAGTCGTTCTTCCAGGACATGCCATCGCTGACGCCCCAGACGCTGACGCGCGCCAGCTTGTCGCGCTTGCGCCAGAACAGCGCGAACAGTTCCGCATAGCGGTCACGTAGCTGCGTCTGCACCTGTGGTGGCAGGCCATCCGGGTACGGGTCGAGGAAGTGCTTGAATTCGGGTAACTGGAACTGCTTGTGCGCAAAGCCGGTGCCGATCACCTGGCCTTCCTTGGTGACCGGCAGCACGTCGATGTCCAGCTCGGTGATCATGACCTTGACCCCGAGCGCAGCGTAAGCATCGATGGCGGCTTCGATGTCCTGCACGCTCGGGTAGTTCAGGCCCCAATGCCCTTGCATGCCCACGCCGTCGATGCGGATGCCGGCCTGCTGCAGCATCTTGACCATGCGCACGATGCCATCGCGCTTGGCCGGCCGCCAGGCGTTGAAGTCGTTGTAGTAGAGCTGTGCGTCGGGCGCATAGCGCTGCGCGAAGGCGAACGCATTGCGCACCACGGTGTCGCCATCGCCGACGCGCTGCACCCAGTTGGTGGAGCGGTAGCTGCCGTCCTCGTCGATGATCTCGTTGACCACGTCCCAGGCCTGCACCTTGCCCACGTAGCGGCCGGCCACGCGCGCGATGTGCGCGCGCATGCGTTCCAGTTGGGCCTGCGACGTATTCGGTTTGCCGTTTGCATCGACAAAGAACCACTCCGGCGTCTGGTTATGCCAGACCAACGTATGGCCAACGATGAACATGCCACGCCGCTGCCTGTCGGCGACAAAGGCATCGGCCGCGGTGAAATCGAACACGCCCGGCTGCGGCGCCACCACCTCGGCCTTCATCACGTTCTCGGCGGTCACCGCGTTGAAGTGGCAGCCAACCAGCGCTGCGGAGGCCGCATCCTTGCCAGAGACGATGTCCGTATTGACCGCGGTGCCGATCAGAAAGCCGCCTGCATACGCGTCCTTGAGCGCCGTGGTGCCCGGTGCGCAGGCCGCCGAGGCGATGGGCGAGACGGCCATGCCGAGCAAGCCCAGCAACATTGCACATCGAAAGGAGAGTGGGCGAAACAGGTGCATGCAGTGATTCCTGGAAGGGATGCTGTCACAGCGGGTGCAGTTGCGCGCGCGTTGGGCCATGGACGCCTCTGTAACTGAGCGAGCGACCACGGGCAACACCACGCTCATTCCGCCAGCACCTGCACGCTGGCGGACTGCAGCGTGTCGGATTGCACATGCACGGTGATCGGCCCCTGCGCGCCCGGTTTGGCGCGCACGATCACCAGGCACAGACCGTTGAACGCGTTGCGCTCGGGCAGGACGAAGGCCTCCAGGTTGGTCGGGTCACCGTTGTCGGTGGCGACCAGTTCGCCTGCGCCTTCCACGCGGAATCGCAAGCGGTCACCTGCAGTCGGTGCAGGGCGCCCGTCGGCATCAAGCAGGCGCACGGTGATGAAACTCAGGTCCTTGCCATCGCCACGGATCTGGTTGCGGTCGGCGCTGAGCTGCATGCGCGTGGCACGGCCGGCGGTCTGCACACGGTCGCTGGCCCACGGCCTGCCATGTTTGTAAGCCTGCACGCGCAGCTCTCCCGGTTGGTACACCACCGCATCCCAGCGCAGCCGGTACTGCAACGGTGCCTTGCGCTTGCGGCCTTGCGAGACGCCGTTGACGAAGAGCTCGGCCTCGTCGCCGGAGGTGAACACGTGCACCGGCGTCACTTGGCCCTCGCGCCCCGGCCAGCTCCAGTGCGGCAGCAGGTGCGCCATCGGCAGCTCCGGCCGCCAGCGCGCCTGATACAGCCAGTAGCGGTCCTTGGGGAAGCCAGCCAGATCCAGAATGCCGGAATAGGAACTGCGTGAGCTGTAGTACGGCGTGGGCTCGCCGAGATAGTCGAAGCCGGTCCACACAAACTCGCCGGCCACGAACGGATGCCGATCCAACGCGGCAAAGACCTTGTCGGCACTGGAGCCGAAATCCACCGCGTGCAGCTCATACGCACTGACCTGGTGAGCCACCGAATCGCCGCCGCGGCCATCGCGCACCGGCGCGCTGCTCTGCGCACTCACCGGAAACAGGTACACGCCGCGGCTGCTCAGCGCCGAGGCCGTCTCGCTGCTGAGGATGGCCTTGCGCGGGAATTTGGCATGGAAGGCCGGGTACTGCGGCGGCTTGCGGATACGCTCGGTGCCTTCGAACTCGGGCGTATCGCGGATGCCTTCGCCCTGGTAATTGAGGCTGATTACATCCAGCGCCGCCGGCAGCGGCATCTCGGGTGAGGCGTAGTTCATCGCCGCCGTCGCCGGGCGCGTAGGGTCTTCGGCGTACACGATGGCGTGCAGCCTGCGTGCGATCGCGGCGCCCGCTTCGCCGGTGTATTGCTCGCCCACTTCGTTGCCCACGCTCCACAAAATGATGGAGGGATGGTTGCGGTCGCGGCGCAGCATGGCGCGCAGATCCGGCTCGTGCCATTGCGGAAAGATCAGGTGGAAATCCAGCGGGGTCTTTTTCATTTCCCAGCTGTCGAACACCTCATCCACCACCAGCAGACCCATGCGGTCGGTGAGCTCCAGCAATTCCGGCGCGGGCGGGTTGTGGCTCATGCGGATGGCATTGGCGCCCATGTGTTGCAGTAACTGCAGCTGCCGCTCGGCGGCGCGCACGTTGAACGCGGCCCCCAGCGCGCCCAGATCGTGATGGTTGTTGACCCCGCGGATGGGCACGTGTTCGCCGTTGATGACTAAGCCCTTGTCCGGGTCGAAGACCACGCTGCGCACGCCGAATGGCGTTTCGACACGATCGACCACACGCCCACCCTGGCTGACCTCGGTCACCGCGACATAGCGATGCGGTTGCTGTGTCGGTGGCGGACCCCAACGCCGTGGCGCCTCGATCTGCGTACTGCCCTGCACGCGTGCATTGCCACCCGCCGCCACCTGTACCTGCACCGCGGCAATCTGCGCCACCGCCGGGCCACGGCGCAGGCCGCTGGCGTCATCCAGCGCGTACAGCGCGGTGCTCACCTGCGCCTGCACGGGGGCGGCACCGGCATTGTCCAGCTGCACCGCCAGCTGCACCTGCGCCCGCTCGGCCGACACCTGCGGCGTGCTCAGCTGCGTGCCCCACTGGGCAACGCGGAGCGGGCCGGTCTTGGTCAACCAGACATTGCGATACAGGCCACCGCCGGGATACCAACGCGCCGAGTCGGGCGGGTTGTCCAGCCGGATCGTGAGCTGGTTGTGCCCGCCGGGCACCACATACGGCGTGAGATCCACGCGCCAGCTGGTGTAGCCATACGGCCAGCCGCCCACCAGCTTGCCGTTGAGCCAGACGGTGGCGTAGGACATCGCGCCATCGAGATCGAGAAACAGCGAGCGGCCGCGGTCGCTGGCCGGAATCTGCAGCGCCTTGCGATACCAGCCAACGCCCCAGCTCGGCAATCGCCCCATGCCGCCATGCGGGCCATCGGCCAGGAACGGCCCTGCAATTGCCCAATCGTGTGGCAGGTCCACGCGCTGCCACGCGCTGTCGTCGAACATGGGCTGCACGTAGGCCACCGCACTGCCCGGGTGCCCGGGCGGGCGCACATGCCGCTGCGTGGGGTCGGCGATCAGGCTATTGGCAGTCGGCAGGATCCACGGTTTGAGCACGTTGCGCGCGTCGGCGTCGATGCGTTGCGCCTGCTCGGGCCGCGCATCGGCCACCTTGCCGTCTTCGCTGCGAACCACCTCCGGGCGTACGTCGTACTCCAGCCGCACGGTATTGCCAGGCGGGTCGCCACGGCGGAAGCGCCAGTCGGCGTTGAGCGAGATCCGTTCGCGCGGCGCGTTGGTTGGCTCCGCCGCTGTGACCACACCTGCGGTAGTGCAGAGGCAGATCAGCGCCATGCATCCAGCGCGCAGGCTGCGCTGCAGCGGCTGCTGCGTAGTGCCTGGGCGCCCATCGCGTGCACGCCTGCAGAGGCGATACAGCACAACGCGTAGGCGCATGGCACCGGTCATCGCCACACCTACGCCGCGCTCGCTCACGCGCTGTGCGGCCGTGGTTGCCTGCTGCTGCATAACGGCTGGTGTCATCCTCTCACTCCCTCGCTCCCCTCAGGTGCAGGCCGCCTGCAGTGCGCCAGTCCTCGCAGGGCGCACGCAGTGCGGTTGCCCGCTCTCACAATTTATAGGCCTGCTTGGGCAGGCGGTACGCCAGATCGATCGCGACCTCCATGGCCTCGTCTTCGTCCAGCCGATGCTCGGCCACCAGCTTCGCAAGGAATGCACTGTCCACGCGCCGCGCCACATCGTGGCGTGCGGGAATGGACAGAAATGCGCGGGTGTCGTCGTTGAAGCCCACCGTGTTGTAGAAGCCGGCACTGGCCAGCGTCTGCTCGCGGAACCGCCACATGCCTTCCGGCGCATCGTGGAACCACCACGCCGGGCCCAGCAGCAGCGCCGGGTAATGCCCGGCCAGCGGCGCCAGTTCGCGGCTGTAGCTGGTTTCGTCCAGCGTGAACACGATCAGGCGAAAGCGCGGGTCGTTGCCGAACCGGTCCAGCAGCGGCTTGAGCGCATGCACGTAGTCGGTGCGCATCGGGATGTCGGCGCCCTTGTCGCGCCCGTACCGCTCAAACAACTGCCGATTGTGATTGCGGAAACAGCCCGGATGCAGCTGCATCACCAGACCGTCGTCTACGCTCATCGCCGCCATTTCGGTGAGCACCTGCGCGCGGAACAACTCGGCCTGCGCCGGCGTGGCCTGGCCACGCACCACCGTGTCGAACAGGCGCTGTGCCTCGGCGGGCGACAGGTCTGCGGTGGCCGCACTGGGATGGCCGTGATCGGTGGAGGTGGCACCGGCCGCAGCGAAGAACGCGCGGCGCTGCCGATGCGCACACAGATAGCCCGGCCACTGCATGACATCCTCGCCGGTCAGCGCGGCGAACTGCTGCAGCGCGCTGGCGAATTGCTCATGCTCCGGGTCCACCACCGCATCCGGGCGGTAGGCGGTGAGCACGCGCCCGGTCCAACCGCTGTCGCGAATGGTGGCGTGGTGCTCCAGTGTGTCCAGCGGTGACTCGGTGGTGGCGATCACCTCGATGTTGAAGCGCTCGAACAGCGCGCGCGGCCGGAACGCCGGCGTCTGCAGCGCGGCGGTGATGTGGTCGTAGTAGTGGTCGGCGCTGCCGGCATCCAGGCGGATGCGCAGATCGAACACCTGATGGAAGACGTGGTTGAGCCACAACGCCGAGGGCGTGCCACGCAACAGCGCGAACTGGCTGGCGAACACGCGCCAGGCCTCACGCGGGTCCACCGGCGCACGCGATCCATCGGCATGCGGAATGCCGAGTTGATCCAGGTCGATGCCCTGGCTGTACAGCATGCGGAACACGTAGTGATCGGGCACCAGCAGCAGCTCGGTCGCGTTGGCGAACGGGGCATCTGTGGCAAACCAGGCCGGGTCGGTATGGCCGTGCGGGCTGATGATCGGCAACGCCGCGGTCTGCGCATACAGGCGGCGCGCGATGGCACGCGTGGCGGGGTCTGCCGGCAGCAGGCGGTCGTCGTGCAGGATCAAGGGTGTGGGCATGGACTCAGGTCACCAGACAACAAGGGAGAACGGTACAGCCACGGCAGCGCATCACGGCGCACGCACGCCAGGATGCTGGGCCACGTAGTCGCGCAACCAGGCCAGCGCCGGCCGCTCGCTGCCATCGGCGCGGATGAGACAAGCCGCTTCCTTGTCGCGCCACAAGCCAGGGCGATAGCCCCACAGCGTGATGCCGGCCACCGCCGGGTGCTCCCAGAACACCGGAAACACACGCTGGTAGCTGGCCACCTGCTGCGCATCGCTTGGGCCATCCAGATCGAATTCGGTGATGTAGATCGGCAGGCCGGTGCTGGCCAGCGTGTCGAGATTGGCGCGGTGCACCGACATCGCCACGTTGGGTGTGGTTTCGAACGCGTGTTCCTGCACGCCGATCGCATCCACCAGCTGCTCGCGCTGCAACAGCTGCACGATCTGCAGATAACGCTGCGTGGCCTGCGGGCTATTGGTGATGCTGTAGTCGTTGATCATCAACCGTGCACGCGGAAACTGCTGGCGCGCCAGCCGGAACGATTGCAGCACCCACTCCCAGCCGCTGGCACCGTTGCCGCCGAGCGCCTGCAGATAATTGCCGCCGCCGTTATCGTCCTTGCTGGGCGGGTCGTTCAGCGGCTCGTTGACCACTTCCAGCAGGTCGATATCCGGGTAGCGCTGCGCCACCGCGGCAAACCATTGCTCGATCTCGCGGCGCTGCTCGGCCGGCGGCAGGTGCTTGATCCATTCCGGCTGCTGGTTGCCCCACACCAGCACGTGCATCTGGAACGGCATGCCGTTGGCCTTGGCGAAGTTGTAGGCGGTATCCAGGCCGCTCCAGTCCATCTGGTCGCGCACCGCCTCCACACTGCCCCACTTGCCGGCGTTTTCCGGCGTGAGCTTGTTCCAGTACTGGGTAAACCCCGGCGCCTGCTGCGGGCCGTAGGCACTGCCCAGGAACTTGGACGCACCCGCCGCCAGCGGCGCGGCCTGCGCGGCTGGCGCCAGGCCAGCGGTGAGCATCAACAACAGTGCGCATGCATGCGTGGACATGGTCGGCCCTCAGGGGTGCGTGGCGGGAGGTGCGGGTGCATCGGCGGGCAGCTGCGCCGGCTCCAGCCGCGGCACCAGATGGTGCACGATGGCCAGCGCCAGCAGGTAGGCCGAGCCCGCCATCAGGAACACCGGCACGTAGCTGCCGGTGGCTTGCAGCAAAAACCCGATGAAGGTGGCGATCAACATGCCGCCCACCGCGCCGGCAAAGCCGCCGATGCCCACCACGGTGGCCACCGCGTGGCGCGGAAACATGTCCGACGGCAGGGTAAACAAATTGGCAGACCAACCCTGATGCGCGGCAGTGGCCAGGCCGATCAAACCGACTGCCACCCAGAGATTGTCGGCACTCGCGGCAAACACGATGGGCACCACCGACAACGCGCAGATCAGCATCGCGGTCTTGCGCGCGCGGTTGACGCTCCAGCCCCGCGCAATGAAGCGCCCGGCCACCCAGCCGCCGGCGATGCTGCCGATATCGGCCAGCACGAAGATCACGATCAACGGCGCGCCCAGTTGCAGCAGGCTCAGGCCGTATTCGGCGTGCAGGAATTTGGGCAGCCAAAACAAGAAGAACCACCAGATCGGGTCGGTGATGAACTTGCCCAGCACAAATGCCCAGGCCTGCCGGTGGCGCATCACCTGCAGCCACGACAACCGGCGCTGCACCGGCTCGTGCGCATCGCTGCGGATATGCGCAAGCTCGGCCGCCGTCAGCCCCGGCTGCTGCTCGGGTGGGTGGTAGCTGCACCACCACACCACCAGCCAGGTGGCACTGAGCACACCGGTGAACAAGAACGCGGCCTGCCAGCCCCAGGCGGTGGCGATCACCGGCACCAGCAAGGGCGCGACAATGGCGCCGATGTTGGAGCCGGAATTGAAGATGCCGGTGGCCAGCGCACGCTCGCGGCGCGGGAACCATTCGGCCACGGTCTTGATCGCCGCCGGGAAATTGCCCGATTCGCCCAGCCCCAGGAAAAACCGCGCAATCGCAAAGCCCACCACGGTGGTGGCCAGCGCATGCCCCATCGCGGCCAGGCTCCAGATGCCGATGGCCAAGGCATAGCCTGCGCGCGTGCCGAAGCGGTCGATCACCGCGCCGCTGCACAGCAAGCCAAGCGCATACGCGGCCTGGAAGGCGGTGACAATGTAGCCGTACTGGATTTCGTTCCAGCCGATCTGCGTCTGCAAAAACGGCGCCAGCACGCCCAGTACCTGGCGGTCGACATAATTGATGGTGGTGGCCGCCAGCAACAGCGCGCACACACGCCAGCGCATCCGGCCCAGCCGCGCCAGCGGCCCGGTCGCTGCTGCGTTCACCGGCAACTCGCTCACAACGTGCACCGCGGCGGCAGCGCGCAACGGCAACATGCCAATGCCTTGTACGCGTTGCCCCTGTGCGCAATGCGGCAACGCGGTGAACGTGGCGCGGTGGCCGTATGTTCTTCGGTTCGATTCATCGACCACTGCACCTGCACGAGGGTGGCATTGCGCCACGGGTGATAGCGCTACCATTACCACGCGCATCGGCAGAATCCATTACGCAGT
The nucleotide sequence above comes from Xanthomonas campestris pv. campestris str. ATCC 33913. Encoded proteins:
- a CDS encoding endo-1,4-beta-xylanase, translated to MLLGLLGMAVSPIASAACAPGTTALKDAYAGGFLIGTAVNTDIVSGKDAASAALVGCHFNAVTAENVMKAEVVAPQPGVFDFTAADAFVADRQRRGMFIVGHTLVWHNQTPEWFFVDANGKPNTSQAQLERMRAHIARVAGRYVGKVQAWDVVNEIIDEDGSYRSTNWVQRVGDGDTVVRNAFAFAQRYAPDAQLYYNDFNAWRPAKRDGIVRMVKMLQQAGIRIDGVGMQGHWGLNYPSVQDIEAAIDAYAALGVKVMITELDIDVLPVTKEGQVIGTGFAHKQFQLPEFKHFLDPYPDGLPPQVQTQLRDRYAELFALFWRKRDKLARVSVWGVSDGMSWKNDYPVPGRTNYPLLFDRNHQPKPALDAVLAVPAGASGKQAEG
- the galB gene encoding beta-galactosidase GalB, with the protein product MTPAVMQQQATTAAQRVSERGVGVAMTGAMRLRVVLYRLCRRARDGRPGTTQQPLQRSLRAGCMALICLCTTAGVVTAAEPTNAPRERISLNADWRFRRGDPPGNTVRLEYDVRPEVVRSEDGKVADARPEQAQRIDADARNVLKPWILPTANSLIADPTQRHVRPPGHPGSAVAYVQPMFDDSAWQRVDLPHDWAIAGPFLADGPHGGMGRLPSWGVGWYRKALQIPASDRGRSLFLDLDGAMSYATVWLNGKLVGGWPYGYTSWRVDLTPYVVPGGHNQLTIRLDNPPDSARWYPGGGLYRNVWLTKTGPLRVAQWGTQLSTPQVSAERAQVQLAVQLDNAGAAPVQAQVSTALYALDDASGLRRGPAVAQIAAVQVQVAAGGNARVQGSTQIEAPRRWGPPPTQQPHRYVAVTEVSQGGRVVDRVETPFGVRSVVFDPDKGLVINGEHVPIRGVNNHHDLGALGAAFNVRAAERQLQLLQHMGANAIRMSHNPPAPELLELTDRMGLLVVDEVFDSWEMKKTPLDFHLIFPQWHEPDLRAMLRRDRNHPSIILWSVGNEVGEQYTGEAGAAIARRLHAIVYAEDPTRPATAAMNYASPEMPLPAALDVISLNYQGEGIRDTPEFEGTERIRKPPQYPAFHAKFPRKAILSSETASALSSRGVYLFPVSAQSSAPVRDGRGGDSVAHQVSAYELHAVDFGSSADKVFAALDRHPFVAGEFVWTGFDYLGEPTPYYSSRSSYSGILDLAGFPKDRYWLYQARWRPELPMAHLLPHWSWPGREGQVTPVHVFTSGDEAELFVNGVSQGRKRKAPLQYRLRWDAVVYQPGELRVQAYKHGRPWASDRVQTAGRATRMQLSADRNQIRGDGKDLSFITVRLLDADGRPAPTAGDRLRFRVEGAGELVATDNGDPTNLEAFVLPERNAFNGLCLVIVRAKPGAQGPITVHVQSDTLQSASVQVLAE
- the uxaC gene encoding glucuronate isomerase; the encoded protein is MPTPLILHDDRLLPADPATRAIARRLYAQTAALPIISPHGHTDPAWFATDAPFANATELLLVPDHYVFRMLYSQGIDLDQLGIPHADGSRAPVDPREAWRVFASQFALLRGTPSALWLNHVFHQVFDLRIRLDAGSADHYYDHITAALQTPAFRPRALFERFNIEVIATTESPLDTLEHHATIRDSGWTGRVLTAYRPDAVVDPEHEQFASALQQFAALTGEDVMQWPGYLCAHRQRRAFFAAAGATSTDHGHPSAATADLSPAEAQRLFDTVVRGQATPAQAELFRAQVLTEMAAMSVDDGLVMQLHPGCFRNHNRQLFERYGRDKGADIPMRTDYVHALKPLLDRFGNDPRFRLIVFTLDETSYSRELAPLAGHYPALLLGPAWWFHDAPEGMWRFREQTLASAGFYNTVGFNDDTRAFLSIPARHDVARRVDSAFLAKLVAEHRLDEDEAMEVAIDLAYRLPKQAYKL
- a CDS encoding endo-1,4-beta-xylanase produces the protein MSTHACALLLMLTAGLAPAAQAAPLAAGASKFLGSAYGPQQAPGFTQYWNKLTPENAGKWGSVEAVRDQMDWSGLDTAYNFAKANGMPFQMHVLVWGNQQPEWIKHLPPAEQRREIEQWFAAVAQRYPDIDLLEVVNEPLNDPPSKDDNGGGNYLQALGGNGASGWEWVLQSFRLARQQFPRARLMINDYSITNSPQATQRYLQIVQLLQREQLVDAIGVQEHAFETTPNVAMSVHRANLDTLASTGLPIYITEFDLDGPSDAQQVASYQRVFPVFWEHPAVAGITLWGYRPGLWRDKEAACLIRADGSERPALAWLRDYVAQHPGVRAP
- a CDS encoding MFS transporter, whose amino-acid sequence is MVALSPVAQCHPRAGAVVDESNRRTYGHRATFTALPHCAQGQRVQGIGMLPLRAAAAVHVVSELPVNAAATGPLARLGRMRWRVCALLLAATTINYVDRQVLGVLAPFLQTQIGWNEIQYGYIVTAFQAAYALGLLCSGAVIDRFGTRAGYALAIGIWSLAAMGHALATTVVGFAIARFFLGLGESGNFPAAIKTVAEWFPRRERALATGIFNSGSNIGAIVAPLLVPVIATAWGWQAAFLFTGVLSATWLVVWWCSYHPPEQQPGLTAAELAHIRSDAHEPVQRRLSWLQVMRHRQAWAFVLGKFITDPIWWFFLFWLPKFLHAEYGLSLLQLGAPLIVIFVLADIGSIAGGWVAGRFIARGWSVNRARKTAMLICALSVVPIVFAASADNLWVAVGLIGLATAAHQGWSANLFTLPSDMFPRHAVATVVGIGGFAGAVGGMLIATFIGFLLQATGSYVPVFLMAGSAYLLALAIVHHLVPRLEPAQLPADAPAPPATHP